CGCTAATATGCATTGTGGTGCTATCATAGGTATGTCTTTGCCGCATACTCCTATCTCTcccttttttttactttcatTGTCCATCAACCAGGTCCGGTAGAAATAGAAGGACAATCCTTCATCCATTCATGCTTTCACCATCAAAAATTTCCTTTTGTTCAGTCCTCTAATTAACTTGCATTACTTGTTCTGAGAAGGCGGTATTGTCAATAACACTCTCCGGCCTCCAATACCTGAAAACTGTGACCCCGATTGGCGAAAGCTGATGGAACAATGTTGGTCGGCCAATCCTGATGTTCGGCCCTCATTCACCGAGGTCACCGACAGGTTACGAGCCATGCCACCAGTGCTTCAGTCGAGAGGACAGGCTCCGGGGAACAGATAAAGCGTGATAACATCAGCCAGCAGATTGTTTAACTGCAATGGCTGGATCAACAATCAGTTTCTGCACTGACCCGCGAGGCTCCTATATGTACATAGAgcacatatatacatacatgtaTTTATTGGTTATATGTTGTGTATTCTATTTTGACGTATGTACGCTTCTTATGTACATTTTTTTGAACCCCAAATGTCGCGGGTTTCTGATGTAATTACATGTACCTGAGTTAACAAGTAGTGCAGGCTGCTGCTTGTGGCCTCACGGTTGTTAACAGTTTTGTGTGTAGGTTGTGGTGGTCTGCCAAATAGACCGCTCGAGCTTTTTTGAGCCTTGGGTTGTAAAAATATGAGCTTGACACTTGTAATAATTACATAGTGGCCGATGAATTCTTGACTATACTGGCATGGCACTTTTGGAACTATGAAATTTGAGAAATATATGGAACTTTTTGCTTGGCTGAACTGGCAGCAAATTTAATGAATCCACACAAATTGGTTAGAAATATATGGAACTTGTGACACTATCTGAGTATCTCTATGTGCTATGGATTTCTTTGTTTTGTGTGCCAATGCAAATTCATTTGGCACATTGATGTAACTGGTGAACTCGGATTCGCTGATCCACGGTGTACACAGACAAGGCGACGTTGAATTCGTGTCAGAAACAGATAAGGTCCCTCCAGTCGATGATATTTGGATCTGAAACTCCTGACTCTGATCTTGATTCTTTCACATCATTTCCTGGCAGCTGCTGCTGTGAAACTGAGGCGCCTGGTCGGTCGTGGAGCTAGCGTCGCCGACATGGACGTGTTCCTCGGCCACCGTGCTGATCCCATGCTTGGACGGTGGGATTCTTGCTGCCTAGTTTTTACTCTGCCAAGACAACCCTAGTTTTACGGTGGTCCTAGTCTAACGGTAGTACTGTGGTCACCGACGGTTCATTTGTTTATTGCATTGTTTAGTGCTTAATTAAGCATCTCTCTCGCTTGACCAAACTCTTTAGTGTTTGCAAATTAACTAAAGCTAGTATATGAAGTGCTAGTACAACTGAAAGGTGATTTTGTTGCCTCGTCAGTGCCCATTTCTGcctctacttttttttttctgcctgGTGCAGAATTTACCTAAAAAGCCCATGATCCCACTGAGAATATTAAGTAGGTAGTAAATCCTTGAGTcacttaaaaaaagaaaaggattaaCAAAAAAGGGTAAATTCTTTCCGTTTATACTATGTTACAGACTTACAGTCAATCATTCGTTCACACCAAATAATGTGTTCTAAAGATACCGCCATTCTAGCCTTTTTACTGGCTCAACTGACGCGTGACAGCGTAACTTCTCCGAGCACAGGCTCCTGGTCGTGCCGTGTAAATGAGAATCTGATTAGTTGGCGGTGAAAAAGGTGAAGAAGACAGTGGAACGTGCTCGAGGAGTCATCGATCGTCAATGACTGGTGCAGCGAATAAACAAGGCAAACAGGCGGCGCTGACACGTGAAACCATGTCCGGGAGCTACCTGTTTCGAGCTCCAAAGTCTCTTTCCATTTTTAAAATGGTTTGAGGGTAAATAATTGCGATCAGAGTGGTGATTaggctcctcctccgtcgccgtaTAGGTCTATAAATAGGCTCGCCATCGCCACCTTCACCTCTCCTCTCACTCACCACACTCTCTTCAGTCTCACACATCGCCATTACCGTGCTAGCTAGCTTAGCTCACTCTGTCACTCAAGCTCTAAGAAATCAATCAAGGTCAAGGAAGCGGTTTGTCTTGCTTTGCGTCGATCGCAGCCATGTCGTCCTCCATGGTGTCGTCCAAGACCTcgctgccggcggtggcggggtaCGGTGGTGACGGTGAAGGCGGCAGCGTCGACGCTGcttcctcggcggcgccggtgacGAGCTGCCTGTACCTGCACCCCGGCGCGGGGACGCTGGACAAGGACGCCGTTCTGCGCCGCATCCGCCA
This sequence is a window from Setaria italica strain Yugu1 chromosome III, Setaria_italica_v2.0, whole genome shotgun sequence. Protein-coding genes within it:
- the LOC101783889 gene encoding uncharacterized protein LOC101783889 codes for the protein MSSSMVSSKTSLPAVAGYGGDGEGGSVDAASSAAPVTSCLYLHPGAGTLDKDAVLRRIRHRRRHNRLRDTLRSMLQAPPPPQETENMDGGAAERHLPWPLDDAFSAP